In the Azospirillum humicireducens genome, ATGCCGAGGAAATCGACCGGCTGCTTGATGCGCTCCAGATCGCCGGGCTTGGCGATGCGGGTGAAATCAGCCTCCAGCAGCGCCGGGAAGCGGCCCTTGAACAGAGGATCCAGGCAGGAGCGGTTCCACACCGCGTCCCACATCAGCGAGGCCGGATAGTTCGAATCGAGTCCCCCCACCGGCCAGGACGGCTGCAGCGACAGCACGGTGCCGAGCTGCCAGTTCCTTCCGCCCACCTGCCGCAGCGCGGCCAGCGCGGTGCCCTGGGCGAGATTCTGGTGGTGGATCGCCTTGAGGCAGGTGTCGCGGCCGGTCATCCCCGGCGCATGCCCACCGGTGCCATGGCCGAAGATGGCGACCACCGACGGCTCGTTCAGCATCACCCAGTGCTTGGCGCGGTCGCCCAGCCGCGCGGTGACGGCCAGCGCATAGTCGGTGAACCACCCGGCGATGTCGCGGTTGGTCCAGCCGCCCCGGTCCTGCAAGGCCTGGGGCAAATCCCAGTGGAACAGGCAGGGCCAGGGCTGGATGCCCTTCGCCAGCAGCGCATCGGTCAGCCGGTCGTAGAAGTCGAGCCCTTTGGCATTCACCGCACCGGTGCCCTGCGGCATCACCCGCGGCCATGCAATGGAGAAGCGGTAGGCCTTCATGCCGGCCCGCGCCATCAACTCCACATCCTCGGCATAGCGGTGATAGTGGTCGCAGGCGACGTCGCCGGTGTCACCGTTGGCGATCCGCCCGAAGGAATGGCTGTAGGTGTCCCAGACGCTGGGGCCGCGCCCATCCTCGGCCACCGCCCCTTCGATCTGGTAGCTGGAGGTGGAGACGCCCCACAGGAAACCCTCGGGGAAGGCGACCATACGCGGTGCCGAGTCGGGAGCGGCCCGCACCCCCTCGCGGGTCAATGCGGCCATCGCGCCGCCGCCGGCCGCCGCGGCCGCCGTCATCTTCAGGGCCGTCTTCAGGAAACTCCGCCGCCGCATCGCCCGCCTCTCCGCTCCGCCGCCCAACCGGGGCTGTGGCTGTCCGTCGCCGCGCACTGTATGCAGTCCAACGGCTTTGGCAACCGGGTGATTACCCGGATCGGCAATTCTTCCGGGGCACCGCACCCACAACATCGACATCGCATCCAAGGGCAGCCATAGGCGCGGGAAGAATCGCGGTCTATATTGGCACCATGCACGATCTCTTCCCCATCCTGATGGTCCTGGCGATGCTGGCCGTGGTCGGCTCGCTCTTCGTCGGCCTCTTCTTCATGGCCCGCGGCGGCAGGGGCGACCCGCGCCGCTCCAACAAGGCGATGCGCCTGCGCGTCATCCTGCAGGGCGCGGCGCTGCTGCTGTTCGTTCTCGCCATCCTGACCAAAGGCTGACGCTTTCCATGGTAAAGCTGACCAAGATCTACACGCGCGGCGGCGACGCCGGCGAAACCTCGCTCGGCGACGGCAGCCGGGTGCCGAAGCACGACCGCCGCGTCGCCGCCTACGGTACGGTGGACGAGGCGAACGCCGTGATCGGCATGGCGCGCCTTCACACCCATGACTGGCCGGAGGCCGACGCGATGCTCGGCCGCATCCAGAACGACCTGTTCGACCTGGGTGCGGACCTCTGCACGCCGGAGGAGGAGATGCCGAAATACCCGCCGCTGCGCATCGTCCAGTCCCAGGTCGACCGGCTGGAGGCGGAGATCGACGCGATGAACGCCGGTCTGGCGCCGCTGACCTCCTTCATCCTGCCCGGCGGCTCGCCTGCCGCAGCCCATCTGCATCTGGCGCGCACCGTGGTGCGCCGGGCGGAGCGGCTGATGACCGATCTGGCGCGCCACGAACCGGTGACGGGTGCGGCGCTGAAATACGTCAACCGGCTGTCGGACCATCTGTTCGTGCTGAGCCGGGTGGTGAACCGCAACGGGGCGGACGACGTTCTGTGGGTTCCCGGCGCGAACCGCTGAGGAAGGGCCGCGCAATCCGTCGGAAGCCGCCGCTTGCGCGTCGGGCGCGTCATTGACAGTGGTAATGCCAGATCCTATGGTCCGTTCGCAACCACAGCAATTTTCGCGGTGTTCGCCGTAACAAGGCGCGCGCTCAGCAGCCAGGGTGAGTTATGAAAGTCCTCGTCCCCGTTAAGCGAGTGGTCGACTACAACGTGAAGATCCGCGTCAAGGCGGACGGCAGCGGCGTCGAGACCGCCAACGTGAAGATGAGCATGAACCCCTTCGACGAGATCGCCGTCGAAGAGGCGGTGCGCTTGAAGGAGGCCGGCAAGGCGACCGAGATCGTCGTCGTCTCCGTCGGCCCGGCCCAGGCGCAGGAGACGCTCCGCACCGCGCTCGCCATGGGTGCCGACCGCGCCATCCTGGTGCAGACCGACGTGACCACCGAACCGCTGGCCGTCGCCAAGGTGCTGAAGGCCCTGGTCGGGAAGGAGGCCCCCGGTCTCGTCATCCTCGGCAAGCAGGCGATCGACGACGACTGCAACCAGACCGGCCAGATGCTGGCGGCGCTGCTCGGCTGGGGCCAGGGCACCTTCGCCTCGAAGGTCGTCGCCGGCGACGGCACGGTCGCGGTCACCCGCGAGATCGACGGCGGCCTGGAGACGGTCGAGTTGAAGCTGCCGGCGGTGGTCACCGCCGACCTGCGCCTGAACGAGCCGCGCTATGCCTCGCTGCCCAACATCATGAAGGCGAAGAAGAAGCCGCTGGAGACGATCAACCCGGACAGCCTGGGCGTCGACGTCACGCCGCGTCTGAAGACGGTGAAGGTGGCCGAGCCGGCCAAGCGTCAGGCCGGCATCAAGGTGCCGGACGTCGCCACGCTGGTCGACAAGCTCAAGACCGAAGCGCGCGTGATCTGAGGGGGATGAACTGACCATGGCCAACATTCTCGTCATCGCCGACCACGACGGCGCCTCGCTGAAGCCCGCCACCCTGAACGCCGTCACCGCCGCTTCCAAGATCGGCGGCGACATCCATATCCTGGTCGCCGGCAAGGGCGCCCAGGCCGCCGCCGATGCCGCCGCCAAGGTGGCAGGCGTCGCCAAGGGGCTGCTGGCCGACGATGCCGCTTACGAGCATCAACTGCCGGAAGACGTCGCCCCGCTGGTGGTGTCCACCGTCAAGGCCGGCGGCTACAGCCATGTGCTGGCCGGCGCCACTTCGGTCGGCAAGAACCTCCTGCCGCGCGTCGCGGCGCTGCTGGACGTCGCCGCCATCTCCGACATCACCGCCGTGGTCTCCGCCGATACCTTCGAGCGGCCGATCTATGCCGGCAACGCCATCGCCACCGTGCAGTCGGCCGATGCGGTGAAGGTCATCACCGTCCGCACCACCGCCTTCGAAACCGCAGCATCCGAAGGCGGCTCGGCCACGGTCGAGGCCGTGTCGGGCGCCGGTGCCGCCGGGCTGTCGAGCTTCGTCTCGGCCGAGCTGACCAAGTCGGAGCGTCCGGAACTGACCGCAGCCCGCGTGGTGGTGTCGGGCGGGCGCGGCATGCAGTCGGGCGAGAATTTCCCGATGCTGGAGGCTCTGGCCGACAAGCTGGGCGCCGCGGTCGGCGCCAGCCGCGCCGCCGTGGACGCGGGCTTCGTGCCGAACGATTATCAGGTCGGGCAAACCGGCAAGATCGTGGCGCCCGAGCTGTACATCGCCGTCGGCATCTCCGGTGCGATCCAGCACCTCGCCGGCATGAAGGACAGCAAGGTCATCGTCGCGATCAACAAGGATGAGGAAGCGCCCATCTTCCAGGTCGCCGATTACGGCCTCGTCGCGGACCTGTTCAAGGCCGTGCCGGAGCTGACGGACAAACTCGGATAAGGCGCGCTGATCCGGATCGCGGTCGAGGGGGTAACTCTCCTTGACCGCGGTCCTTCTACCCACATCCCAAGCGGGACAGCCCCCATGACCACGATCAAGAAGATTGGCATCATCGGCGCCGGCCAGATGGGCAGCGGTATCGCCCAGGTCTGCGCCCAGGCCGGCTATGATGTCGTCCTGTCCGACATCAGCGACGCGGTCCTGGAAAAGGCGCTCGCCAACATCGGCCGGAATTACGACCGCCAGATCCAGAAGGGCAAGCTGGAGGAGGCGGAGAAGACCGCCGCTCTCGGCCGCATCGTCACCGGAACCGACCTGTCGGTGTTCGGCGAGTCCGATCTGGTGATCGAGGCCGCGACCGAGAACGAAGCGCTGAAGCGCGACCTGCTGAAGAAGCTGGTCCCGCACCTGAAGCCGGAGGCGCTGATCGCGACGAACACCTCGTCGATCTCGATCACCCGTCTGGCCGCGGCGACCGACCGTCCGGCCAAGTTCATGGGCATGCACTTCATGAACCCGGTGCCGGTGATGCAGCTG is a window encoding:
- a CDS encoding electron transfer flavoprotein subunit beta/FixA family protein, which produces MKVLVPVKRVVDYNVKIRVKADGSGVETANVKMSMNPFDEIAVEEAVRLKEAGKATEIVVVSVGPAQAQETLRTALAMGADRAILVQTDVTTEPLAVAKVLKALVGKEAPGLVILGKQAIDDDCNQTGQMLAALLGWGQGTFASKVVAGDGTVAVTREIDGGLETVELKLPAVVTADLRLNEPRYASLPNIMKAKKKPLETINPDSLGVDVTPRLKTVKVAEPAKRQAGIKVPDVATLVDKLKTEARVI
- a CDS encoding 3-hydroxybutyryl-CoA dehydrogenase; translation: MTTIKKIGIIGAGQMGSGIAQVCAQAGYDVVLSDISDAVLEKALANIGRNYDRQIQKGKLEEAEKTAALGRIVTGTDLSVFGESDLVIEAATENEALKRDLLKKLVPHLKPEALIATNTSSISITRLAAATDRPAKFMGMHFMNPVPVMQLVELIRGIATDEPTFNAIKELTAAIGKTAAVAEDFPAFIVNRILLPMINEAVYTLYEGVGGVEAIDTALKLGANHPMGPLELADFIGLDTCLAVMQVLYEGLADSKYRPCPLLVKYVEAGWIGKKYGRGFYDYSQTPPVPTR
- a CDS encoding twin transmembrane helix small protein; this encodes MHDLFPILMVLAMLAVVGSLFVGLFFMARGGRGDPRRSNKAMRLRVILQGAALLLFVLAILTKG
- a CDS encoding FAD-binding protein yields the protein MANILVIADHDGASLKPATLNAVTAASKIGGDIHILVAGKGAQAAADAAAKVAGVAKGLLADDAAYEHQLPEDVAPLVVSTVKAGGYSHVLAGATSVGKNLLPRVAALLDVAAISDITAVVSADTFERPIYAGNAIATVQSADAVKVITVRTTAFETAASEGGSATVEAVSGAGAAGLSSFVSAELTKSERPELTAARVVVSGGRGMQSGENFPMLEALADKLGAAVGASRAAVDAGFVPNDYQVGQTGKIVAPELYIAVGISGAIQHLAGMKDSKVIVAINKDEEAPIFQVADYGLVADLFKAVPELTDKLG
- a CDS encoding cob(I)yrinic acid a,c-diamide adenosyltransferase, which codes for MVKLTKIYTRGGDAGETSLGDGSRVPKHDRRVAAYGTVDEANAVIGMARLHTHDWPEADAMLGRIQNDLFDLGADLCTPEEEMPKYPPLRIVQSQVDRLEAEIDAMNAGLAPLTSFILPGGSPAAAHLHLARTVVRRAERLMTDLARHEPVTGAALKYVNRLSDHLFVLSRVVNRNGADDVLWVPGANR
- a CDS encoding GH1 family beta-glucosidase — its product is MRRRSFLKTALKMTAAAAAGGGAMAALTREGVRAAPDSAPRMVAFPEGFLWGVSTSSYQIEGAVAEDGRGPSVWDTYSHSFGRIANGDTGDVACDHYHRYAEDVELMARAGMKAYRFSIAWPRVMPQGTGAVNAKGLDFYDRLTDALLAKGIQPWPCLFHWDLPQALQDRGGWTNRDIAGWFTDYALAVTARLGDRAKHWVMLNEPSVVAIFGHGTGGHAPGMTGRDTCLKAIHHQNLAQGTALAALRQVGGRNWQLGTVLSLQPSWPVGGLDSNYPASLMWDAVWNRSCLDPLFKGRFPALLEADFTRIAKPGDLERIKQPVDFLGINYYSRMHQQPDPQGLFGTGYGSAPEGTRKTGMEWPVEPDGLTEILAELQEMYGNPPVYVTENGADYPDTVGPDGRVNDRDRIGYLRDHLLAAAKAIDEGCNLKGYMAWTLLDNFEWSEGYRRKFGLVQVDRKTMERKPKASYDWYASVIRNNAVPLR